The Halalkalibacter krulwichiae genome has a segment encoding these proteins:
- a CDS encoding PTS sugar transporter subunit IIA, which produces MPSTRFALYHTRSEAVLKPSFTIVALDHSLKMSAMDQSHIEVDSVLVMLSPTTVSNEALEVLSQISAVIIENEFSILRFESKDETKIASHLASKLDTFLYEKINEIRSE; this is translated from the coding sequence ATACCTAGTACTCGATTCGCTTTGTATCATACACGTAGTGAAGCGGTTTTGAAACCTTCTTTTACGATTGTAGCACTTGATCATTCACTGAAAATGAGTGCGATGGACCAGTCTCATATCGAGGTCGATTCGGTCTTGGTCATGCTTTCTCCAACGACTGTTTCAAATGAGGCATTGGAAGTGTTAAGCCAAATTAGTGCAGTTATTATTGAAAATGAATTTAGTATCCTTAGATTTGAGTCTAAAGATGAGACCAAAATTGCTTCTCATTTAGCCTCTAAACTAGATACGTTCTTATATGAAAAAATAAATGAAATTAGGAGTGAATAA
- a CDS encoding PTS sugar transporter subunit IIA yields the protein MTLPILSKENIELNKKVDTKENAIKMTGELLVARGYVEPSYIDRMLEREQLTSTYMGNFVAIPHGTEEGKQSVKESGIAIIQVPEGVEFGEGNEVKLLIGIAGKGDEHLDILSQIAIVLSEEENVEKIVAATSEEEILAFFEGVN from the coding sequence ATGACATTACCAATCTTATCAAAGGAAAATATTGAACTAAACAAAAAAGTAGACACAAAGGAAAATGCAATCAAAATGACAGGGGAATTACTGGTTGCTAGAGGTTATGTTGAGCCTTCTTATATCGATAGAATGCTTGAGCGTGAACAATTAACTTCAACTTATATGGGCAACTTTGTTGCAATCCCACACGGTACGGAAGAAGGGAAGCAATCTGTAAAGGAATCTGGAATTGCGATTATACAAGTACCAGAAGGTGTTGAATTTGGAGAAGGTAATGAAGTGAAGCTATTAATCGGTATCGCGGGAAAAGGAGACGAACATTTAGATATTCTCTCACAAATTGCTATTGTTTTATCAGAAGAAGAAAATGTTGAAAAAATTGTAGCAGCAACATCGGAAGAGGAGATTCTTGCCTTTTTTGAAGGGGTGAACTAA
- a CDS encoding mannitol-1-phosphate 5-dehydrogenase, whose product MRAVHFGAGNIGRGFIGLLLNESGFHTTFVDVNSEIVELLNERQEYKVVLAANSKDEVLVNDVSAINSITEKELVIEAIAKADLVTTAVGPNILAVIAPLLAKGLSERVKENRTPLNVIACENLIGGSTLLKEHVYSHLSEADQALIKQLVAFPDAAVDRIVPNQSNEDKLLVMVEPYYEWVVDESMLIGEKPAVKGITYVEELNPYIERKLFTVNTGHAVTAYLGYHYQISSIDQAVNNDEVRVLLEQTLNETGELLVKKHGFNKEEHQTYIGKIIERFKNVYLADDVTRVGRGPLRKLGPNDRLVGPAKQYIEVVQKQPVYLAKSIAAALHYDVKTDEEAVKVQQLLAEKGLQHAISEITELIPSDPLFELIVEQYQLLN is encoded by the coding sequence ATGCGAGCTGTCCATTTTGGTGCTGGAAACATTGGAAGAGGTTTTATTGGTTTATTATTAAATGAATCTGGCTTCCATACAACATTTGTTGATGTAAATAGTGAGATTGTCGAATTGCTTAATGAAAGACAGGAATATAAAGTTGTGCTCGCTGCGAATTCAAAAGACGAAGTACTAGTTAATGATGTGTCGGCAATTAACAGTATAACCGAGAAAGAGTTAGTAATTGAAGCAATAGCGAAAGCCGATCTTGTGACAACAGCTGTAGGGCCTAATATATTAGCTGTAATTGCTCCTTTGCTTGCTAAAGGGTTGAGTGAAAGAGTAAAAGAGAACCGCACGCCTCTTAATGTTATCGCTTGTGAAAACTTAATAGGAGGAAGCACATTATTAAAAGAACATGTGTATAGCCATTTAAGTGAAGCTGATCAAGCGCTTATTAAGCAACTAGTTGCTTTTCCTGATGCGGCTGTTGATCGCATTGTACCAAATCAATCCAATGAAGATAAGTTACTTGTTATGGTTGAACCGTACTATGAATGGGTGGTAGACGAGTCGATGTTAATTGGGGAGAAGCCTGCGGTGAAAGGGATTACGTATGTAGAAGAGCTAAACCCATACATTGAGCGTAAATTGTTTACTGTCAATACAGGTCATGCTGTTACAGCCTATTTAGGTTATCATTACCAGATATCATCGATTGATCAAGCTGTAAACAATGACGAGGTTAGAGTATTATTAGAACAAACATTAAATGAAACAGGCGAGTTACTCGTGAAGAAACATGGTTTTAATAAGGAAGAACACCAAACGTATATAGGGAAGATCATTGAGCGCTTTAAAAATGTGTATCTAGCTGATGACGTTACGCGAGTAGGGAGAGGTCCACTTCGAAAATTAGGTCCTAATGATCGTTTAGTAGGACCGGCGAAGCAATACATTGAAGTCGTTCAGAAACAGCCTGTTTATTTAGCGAAGTCGATTGCTGCAGCCTTACACTATGATGTGAAAACAGATGAAGAAGCTGTGAAAGTCCAGCAGCTATTGGCTGAGAAGGGACTTCAACATGCCATTTCTGAAATTACAGAATTAATTCCTTCGGATCCACTTTTTGAATTAATTGTCGAGCAATATCAATTATTAAACTAA
- a CDS encoding uroporphyrinogen-III synthase, with protein MSLENKRVVLAASRKTEEMSLLIEKQKGTPLVRSLQGTVFLNDEQVREDLKQMVQQKFDWMIFTTGIGTNKLLELAEEMNVKGQLLDVIRQSKVGARGYKTFAALKQIDVKPAAKDEDGTIRGLIESLQSVDFKGKKVLVQLHGENAPTLIDFLEEAGAEVMQVLPYKHVDPDPQTVELFCQELINNEIDAVCFTAAIQVRSFFKYVREKEYLPKVIEALNKDVMAVAVGKVTAEALSDEGVERIVSPELERMGAMIIELSKYYEEHK; from the coding sequence ATGAGTTTAGAAAACAAACGTGTCGTACTAGCTGCCTCAAGAAAAACAGAGGAAATGAGTTTATTAATCGAAAAGCAAAAAGGAACTCCGCTCGTCCGTTCTCTTCAAGGTACGGTTTTCTTGAATGACGAACAAGTAAGAGAAGATTTAAAGCAGATGGTCCAACAAAAATTTGACTGGATGATTTTCACAACAGGTATTGGAACGAATAAGCTTCTAGAATTAGCAGAAGAAATGAACGTAAAAGGTCAATTGTTAGACGTGATCCGCCAATCTAAGGTTGGAGCAAGAGGGTATAAAACGTTTGCTGCTCTTAAGCAAATAGATGTAAAACCTGCAGCAAAAGATGAAGATGGAACGATTCGTGGATTAATTGAATCGTTGCAATCAGTTGATTTTAAAGGTAAAAAAGTGCTAGTTCAGCTTCATGGAGAAAACGCACCAACATTGATTGACTTTTTAGAAGAGGCTGGGGCTGAAGTGATGCAAGTGTTACCTTATAAACATGTGGATCCTGACCCGCAAACGGTGGAGTTATTTTGTCAGGAGTTAATAAACAATGAGATTGATGCAGTCTGTTTTACAGCAGCTATTCAAGTCCGTTCCTTCTTCAAATATGTTCGAGAGAAAGAGTACTTACCAAAGGTTATAGAAGCTCTAAATAAAGATGTAATGGCGGTTGCTGTTGGGAAAGTAACAGCAGAAGCTTTATCTGATGAAGGAGTAGAACGTATTGTGTCACCTGAACTAGAAAGAATGGGTGCCATGATTATTGAGCTGAGTAAGTATTACGAAGAGCATAAATAA
- the pxpB gene encoding 5-oxoprolinase subunit PxpB, with product MSEIDFSIERLSESAIVISFGKQIHPRILQKVRSLSNYIEEHRFQGFIELVPSFASVTIFFDPMKIKMTAVRVLLEETVKGLKLEHQVERREIVIPVCYGGELGPDLTLVAKHNHLTAEEVIEIHSNSSYLVYMIGFAPGFPYLGGLSERIHTPRKEVPRLGMPAGSVGIGGSQTGIYPISTPGGWQIIGKTPFELFRPHHQFPSLLQAGDTVRFQPISRERYEEYKEERG from the coding sequence TTGAGTGAAATAGATTTTTCGATTGAACGATTAAGTGAGTCTGCAATTGTCATTTCTTTCGGTAAACAAATCCATCCACGTATTTTACAAAAAGTCAGGTCACTATCAAACTATATAGAAGAACACCGATTTCAAGGGTTCATTGAACTTGTTCCAAGCTTTGCCAGTGTAACAATTTTCTTCGATCCTATGAAAATAAAGATGACGGCTGTTCGTGTTCTTTTAGAAGAAACAGTTAAAGGGTTGAAGCTAGAACATCAAGTGGAAAGGAGAGAGATTGTTATACCGGTTTGTTATGGAGGAGAACTGGGGCCAGATTTAACATTAGTTGCCAAGCATAATCACCTAACAGCAGAAGAGGTCATTGAAATTCATTCGAATTCTAGCTATTTAGTCTATATGATTGGTTTCGCGCCTGGATTCCCTTATTTAGGGGGGCTATCTGAGCGGATTCATACTCCGAGAAAAGAAGTTCCACGCTTAGGAATGCCCGCTGGTTCTGTAGGAATTGGAGGTAGTCAAACTGGAATCTATCCGATTTCGACTCCAGGTGGTTGGCAAATAATTGGGAAAACCCCGTTTGAATTGTTCCGTCCACATCATCAGTTTCCTAGTTTACTCCAGGCGGGAGATACTGTTCGGTTTCAGCCGATCTCAAGAGAGAGATATGAAGAGTATAAGGAGGAGCGAGGATGA
- a CDS encoding biotin-dependent carboxyltransferase family protein has product MTLTILKPGLLTTIQDLGRAGYLQQGIIMSGAMDTISLRLANLLVGNAEGEGALEITLAGPEIFFEENTLIAITGADLSPTINRQSIPLSKPIYVQKGSILSFGPAKQGCRSYLAVGGGFKIPKVLNSVSTYLRAKIGGYNGRALQAGDVLSVSAQSKRPVYIKKNLTIEKGTHFKTTSWIVSPDITANLQEKVVRLLPGPHLKLFKEESIAVLQQQSFQITAQSDRMGYRLKGPPLQLRTPVDLLSEAVTFGTIQVPADGQPIILLADRQTIGGYPRIGQVVSVDLPIVAQAKPGETLSFKMISFEEAERLFVEREKQLAQLKAAIRLKSLYQ; this is encoded by the coding sequence ATGACATTAACGATTTTAAAGCCCGGACTCCTTACAACGATTCAAGATTTAGGCAGAGCAGGTTATTTGCAACAGGGGATCATTATGAGTGGGGCAATGGATACGATTTCCCTCCGTCTTGCCAATTTATTAGTTGGAAATGCTGAAGGAGAAGGTGCTTTAGAGATCACTTTAGCTGGTCCAGAGATCTTTTTTGAAGAGAATACATTGATAGCGATAACAGGGGCAGATTTGTCACCGACAATTAATCGGCAAAGCATTCCTTTATCAAAGCCAATTTATGTCCAGAAAGGGTCCATTCTCTCCTTTGGCCCTGCTAAACAGGGGTGCAGAAGTTACCTCGCTGTCGGAGGGGGATTTAAGATTCCTAAAGTGTTAAATAGTGTAAGTACTTATTTACGAGCAAAAATCGGTGGTTATAATGGACGAGCGCTTCAAGCGGGAGATGTGCTTTCTGTAAGTGCACAGTCTAAAAGACCGGTGTATATTAAAAAAAATTTGACTATCGAAAAAGGAACTCATTTTAAAACGACAAGTTGGATAGTCAGTCCCGATATTACTGCCAACCTACAAGAGAAAGTGGTTCGATTGTTACCTGGGCCGCATCTGAAACTTTTTAAGGAAGAAAGCATAGCGGTATTACAACAGCAATCATTTCAAATTACGGCACAATCAGATAGAATGGGGTATCGTTTGAAAGGGCCACCTTTACAATTAAGAACACCAGTGGACCTATTATCAGAGGCTGTGACATTTGGGACAATTCAAGTTCCTGCCGATGGGCAACCGATCATCTTATTAGCAGATCGGCAAACAATTGGCGGCTATCCACGTATTGGCCAAGTTGTGTCAGTAGATCTACCAATTGTAGCTCAGGCTAAACCGGGAGAAACCCTTTCTTTTAAAATGATTTCGTTTGAAGAAGCTGAAAGGCTCTTTGTAGAACGGGAGAAACAATTAGCTCAACTGAAAGCAGCGATAAGGCTAAAGAGTTTATATCAATAG
- a CDS encoding LamB/YcsF family protein, with product MRSIDLNCDLGESFGAFKIGQDEFVLEYITSANIACGYHAGDHNTMAKTVKMAAEKGIKVGAHPGYPDLIGFGRRFIETDPIDIYHLMVYQISALKGFCDINQVSLEHVKPHGALYNRAAVDPYTAEAIAKAVYDVDRNLVLYGLAGSELVKAGTSIGLKVANEVFADRTYQAGGTLTPRNEDLALIHNSNEACKQVIQMVQSGTVKAVDGSTIPIKADSVCIHGDGPEALKFAKDLREQLEQNGIKIAPFQ from the coding sequence ATGAGATCTATAGATTTAAATTGTGATCTTGGCGAGAGTTTTGGTGCATTTAAAATCGGACAAGATGAGTTTGTATTAGAATACATTACTTCTGCTAATATCGCGTGTGGTTACCATGCTGGAGACCATAACACGATGGCAAAAACAGTAAAGATGGCAGCAGAGAAAGGGATTAAGGTAGGTGCACACCCCGGCTATCCTGATTTAATCGGATTTGGTAGAAGGTTTATTGAAACCGACCCAATAGACATCTATCATCTAATGGTCTATCAAATAAGTGCACTAAAAGGGTTTTGCGATATAAATCAAGTATCCCTCGAACATGTAAAACCACATGGGGCATTGTATAACAGAGCAGCGGTAGATCCATATACAGCCGAGGCGATTGCTAAGGCTGTATATGATGTTGACAGGAACCTCGTTTTATATGGATTAGCAGGCAGTGAACTAGTTAAGGCGGGTACATCAATTGGTTTAAAAGTCGCAAATGAAGTCTTTGCCGATCGGACGTATCAGGCAGGTGGAACCTTAACGCCTCGTAATGAAGATTTAGCGCTCATTCATAACTCAAACGAAGCCTGTAAACAAGTCATCCAGATGGTTCAAAGTGGAACTGTTAAGGCGGTTGATGGTTCGACGATACCGATAAAAGCCGATTCAGTGTGTATCCATGGGGATGGTCCTGAGGCACTGAAATTTGCTAAGGATCTCAGAGAACAGTTGGAACAAAACGGGATTAAAATAGCGCCTTTTCAATAG
- a CDS encoding OmpA family protein, with product MRNCIGKTLSLVLISVVFYACVSALLSEAVTAMPNDQQLDVEAISVVKVTEISSQSQVYITKMSTSRFFIKDIDVSQVEKDILETLGEFHAVIEEETTTLTLPDNILFEFDSYELLQEADKVIEQLVQVIEAAEGKVAIEGHTDQIGDAAYNQQLSEKRAQSVLEALIKEGIDEKRLEAIGYGSQKPIANHIRPDGSDDKEGRQKNRRVEVKVKGVF from the coding sequence ATGAGAAACTGTATTGGAAAGACTCTTAGTTTGGTTTTAATAAGTGTCGTTTTTTATGCTTGCGTCAGTGCTTTATTGAGTGAAGCTGTAACAGCGATGCCAAATGACCAACAATTAGATGTAGAGGCGATCAGTGTTGTAAAGGTAACAGAAATAAGTAGTCAATCACAGGTGTATATAACAAAAATGTCAACAAGTAGATTTTTTATAAAGGATATTGATGTATCTCAAGTTGAAAAAGATATTTTAGAAACATTGGGCGAATTTCATGCTGTAATAGAGGAAGAAACGACGACGTTAACGCTGCCTGACAATATTCTCTTCGAATTTGACTCTTATGAACTGTTGCAAGAGGCAGATAAGGTCATTGAACAACTTGTCCAAGTGATTGAAGCAGCAGAAGGCAAGGTTGCAATTGAGGGACACACCGACCAGATCGGTGATGCGGCATACAATCAACAGCTATCCGAAAAGAGGGCTCAGTCTGTGCTAGAAGCCTTGATCAAAGAGGGGATAGATGAAAAACGTTTAGAAGCAATCGGGTACGGTTCACAAAAGCCAATTGCTAATCATATACGTCCTGATGGATCTGACGATAAAGAGGGCAGACAGAAAAACAGGCGTGTTGAGGTAAAGGTAAAAGGTGTCTTTTAG
- a CDS encoding GNAT family N-acetyltransferase, with amino-acid sequence MITNKKAEIVGRINLFSIHRNPCLTGELGYRIGEPYIRKGIATKSVAALLEKVKKENKLTRINAKTTSHNIGSQRTLQKNGFFLHSVEKDAAQLNGQKYELYYYCWSNDSTII; translated from the coding sequence TTGATTACTAATAAAAAGGCTGAAATAGTTGGGCGAATCAATTTGTTTAGTATTCATAGAAACCCTTGTTTGACTGGCGAATTAGGATACCGTATTGGGGAGCCTTATATACGTAAAGGAATTGCAACGAAAAGCGTGGCTGCTTTACTAGAGAAAGTGAAAAAAGAGAACAAGTTGACTAGAATCAATGCTAAAACGACAAGCCATAATATCGGCTCCCAGCGTACACTACAAAAAAATGGATTTTTTCTGCACTCTGTTGAGAAAGATGCTGCACAGCTAAATGGCCAAAAGTATGAATTATATTATTATTGTTGGAGTAATGATTCTACAATCATTTAG
- a CDS encoding RDD family protein: MAEQIKNQHHSEEIWVTRLLNEQQRAGGWIRLVAGFFDFIFLALVMIVTSTITTFWMVVQSEAPSDNIEFIRRYMWEREFHLYVINWLVLLFVFLLIHFIYALRGKRTVGMRIVDVYVYNEKAEKPTVIQFFKREMLKYLLLPSFFMSFAAQRRPLYDKWSKTYLVK; the protein is encoded by the coding sequence ATGGCTGAACAAATCAAAAATCAACACCATTCTGAGGAGATCTGGGTGACGCGACTCTTAAATGAACAACAGCGAGCTGGAGGATGGATTCGATTAGTAGCAGGGTTTTTTGACTTTATTTTTTTAGCACTCGTTATGATCGTGACAAGTACCATTACAACATTTTGGATGGTTGTACAATCAGAGGCACCCTCAGATAATATAGAATTTATAAGAAGGTATATGTGGGAGCGCGAATTTCATCTATATGTGATAAATTGGTTAGTTTTATTGTTTGTATTTCTCCTTATTCATTTTATTTATGCTCTAAGAGGGAAAAGGACAGTTGGGATGCGGATTGTAGATGTTTATGTCTATAATGAAAAAGCAGAGAAACCGACTGTAATTCAGTTCTTTAAGAGAGAAATGCTGAAATACTTATTACTTCCTTCATTTTTCATGTCCTTTGCTGCACAAAGAAGGCCGTTATATGATAAATGGTCAAAAACATATTTAGTAAAATAA
- a CDS encoding winged helix-turn-helix transcriptional regulator, with translation MDYSQMCPKYEVAIDLLGKKWTGLIIRVLLDGPKRFKEIKAQIPEMSDRILTERMKELELQKIIVRNVYPEKPVRIEYELTEKGLALKPVIESIQSWGENWV, from the coding sequence ATGGATTACAGTCAAATGTGCCCTAAATACGAGGTAGCAATAGATCTTTTAGGAAAAAAATGGACCGGCTTAATTATTAGAGTGCTATTAGACGGCCCAAAGCGCTTTAAAGAAATCAAAGCTCAAATCCCTGAGATGAGTGACCGCATTTTAACAGAACGAATGAAGGAATTAGAACTTCAAAAGATTATCGTACGAAATGTCTATCCTGAAAAGCCTGTACGGATTGAATACGAATTAACAGAAAAGGGCCTTGCGTTAAAACCCGTTATTGAATCTATTCAGTCATGGGGAGAGAATTGGGTATAA
- a CDS encoding universal stress protein, with product MFQKMVVAVDGSNQSLRAAEQAIFLAEKCSAHVYVVYVAERIGLKAEVIDSWDLYGITEQRKRRVRLIEKQARNKGISYEVKILRGEPASTIIRFAEEEYADLIVIGSRGLNQFQQLIIGSVSHKVMKKAKCSIMLIK from the coding sequence ATGTTTCAGAAAATGGTTGTAGCAGTTGATGGGTCAAATCAATCACTTAGGGCGGCAGAGCAAGCCATTTTTCTAGCGGAGAAATGTTCTGCTCATGTATATGTTGTTTATGTTGCTGAAAGAATTGGATTAAAAGCGGAAGTGATAGATTCATGGGATTTATATGGTATTACAGAGCAAAGAAAAAGAAGAGTCAGGCTCATTGAGAAGCAGGCTCGAAATAAGGGTATTTCTTATGAGGTGAAAATTTTAAGAGGGGAGCCGGCATCGACTATAATTAGGTTTGCAGAAGAGGAGTATGCCGACCTGATCGTAATTGGAAGCAGAGGGCTTAATCAATTTCAACAGCTGATAATAGGAAGTGTTAGTCATAAAGTGATGAAAAAGGCGAAATGCTCTATTATGCTTATTAAATAG
- a CDS encoding BH0509 family protein, with product MSRRERENMIQFLTKVQGLTEEKLMLMTDEDVEHLYTRAYSMHEKG from the coding sequence ATGAGCAGACGGGAAAGAGAAAATATGATTCAATTTTTAACTAAGGTACAAGGATTAACAGAAGAGAAATTAATGTTAATGACGGATGAGGATGTAGAACACCTTTATACACGTGCTTACAGCATGCATGAAAAAGGCTAA
- the mgtE gene encoding magnesium transporter — MVANMTEDQLLVLVIKYMKEAKRGALQELLDELHPYDFAQLYKGLPEKHHHKFLTFLTPSQIADLIQELEYEMQIEILHKLGIERSSKVMNLMDNDDLADLLNELSVDKIQEFLEGMKKEDSHDIQSLMSYPADTAGGLMTNQFVWIHANQTVRQAVDKLKEYASFSENIYYLYVINKEKKLVGVVSYRDLLIADIDEVIEDLMFTRVVSVHVDDDQEAVAQLIERYDFIAVPVVDDQNILKGIITVDDAIDVVIQEANEDIEKLAATGKAIDFNTKAITASMRRLPWLVLLLFIGLVSGSIISGFEETLEQVVALIFFMPMIAGMTGNTGTQSLAVVVRGIITSNTDRKTVVKLIFRELRVGIIIGITCGILIFLIAYVWLGSFVLGFVVGVSLLITLIVGTLAGTIIPLTLNRFGVDPAVASGPLITTLNDIFSLIIYFGIASAFLTQLQTL; from the coding sequence ATGGTTGCTAACATGACAGAAGACCAATTACTCGTATTGGTTATTAAATATATGAAGGAAGCCAAACGTGGAGCTTTGCAGGAGTTACTTGATGAGCTACACCCGTATGATTTTGCACAACTCTACAAAGGGTTACCCGAAAAGCACCACCACAAGTTTCTTACATTTTTAACACCTTCACAAATTGCCGATTTAATTCAAGAGTTAGAGTATGAAATGCAGATTGAAATATTACATAAGCTAGGAATTGAGCGTTCCTCTAAAGTTATGAATTTAATGGATAATGATGACCTTGCAGATTTATTGAACGAGCTTTCTGTCGATAAGATTCAAGAATTTCTAGAAGGCATGAAGAAAGAAGATTCGCATGATATTCAATCTCTAATGAGTTACCCGGCTGATACTGCAGGTGGGCTTATGACAAACCAGTTCGTTTGGATTCATGCAAATCAAACTGTTAGACAAGCTGTAGATAAATTAAAAGAATATGCTAGTTTCTCTGAAAACATCTATTACCTATATGTTATTAACAAAGAAAAGAAGCTCGTCGGTGTTGTATCTTATCGCGATTTGCTTATTGCAGATATTGATGAAGTCATTGAAGATTTAATGTTTACACGCGTTGTATCCGTTCATGTCGATGATGACCAAGAGGCAGTTGCGCAATTAATTGAACGTTATGATTTTATTGCCGTACCAGTTGTAGATGACCAAAACATCTTAAAAGGAATTATTACTGTAGATGATGCCATTGACGTTGTCATCCAGGAAGCTAATGAAGATATTGAGAAATTAGCCGCTACAGGGAAGGCGATTGACTTTAATACGAAAGCCATTACCGCTTCAATGCGGCGATTACCATGGCTTGTTCTTTTATTATTTATTGGACTTGTATCTGGAAGTATCATTAGTGGATTTGAGGAAACTTTAGAACAAGTAGTTGCCTTGATCTTTTTCATGCCAATGATTGCAGGAATGACAGGAAATACAGGTACGCAATCTTTAGCTGTAGTAGTTAGAGGGATTATCACGAGCAATACTGATCGAAAGACCGTTGTTAAGCTAATTTTCCGTGAGCTACGAGTCGGTATTATCATTGGAATTACTTGCGGAATACTAATCTTCTTAATTGCTTATGTCTGGCTAGGTAGCTTCGTTCTTGGCTTTGTCGTCGGCGTTTCGCTATTAATCACCTTAATTGTCGGAACACTAGCAGGAACCATTATTCCATTAACTTTAAATCGGTTTGGTGTAGACCCAGCTGTTGCATCAGGGCCTCTCATCACAACTTTAAACGATATCTTTTCACTGATTATTTATTTTGGAATTGCTTCTGCCTTCCTTACTCAGTTGCAAACACTATAG
- a CDS encoding extracellular solute-binding protein encodes MNKVVRMFLFGLLVMSLFIVAACGSSDNNAEETAEQPTDTEGDTEEVVELEGQLVVYSSRNENFVQPLLEKFSEETGIEVLPLHGADPLQIEEEAGNVQADIFISNDLGALEYLNSKDFLQGFDPEGVETIDEQFRADDNAWIALSARARGFIYNKDLITEEEMPKSLEDLFDAKWAEVEKGYAITRGGNGGMIGNVSALRHEWGDEKTAEWIEAIKENAAGIFEGHGDIRRAVGAGEYSFGLVNNYYYHQQLEEPTDNNVGFIYTDQGEGEMGVIANAAGLGLIKGAPNEANAKAFIEWILETENQLAFVGESLELPINEELDPPYEAATKFSELKVQDMPLKELGNYFEDTKALIEDAGLDLELK; translated from the coding sequence ATGAACAAAGTAGTAAGAATGTTTCTATTTGGATTATTGGTAATGTCACTTTTTATCGTTGCTGCGTGTGGTTCTTCGGATAATAATGCTGAAGAAACAGCTGAACAGCCAACAGATACAGAAGGTGATACAGAAGAAGTGGTAGAATTAGAAGGTCAACTTGTTGTATACTCTTCACGTAATGAAAATTTTGTACAACCATTACTTGAAAAATTTTCAGAAGAAACTGGCATTGAAGTGTTACCACTTCATGGAGCAGATCCACTTCAAATTGAAGAAGAAGCTGGAAATGTACAAGCTGATATTTTTATTTCAAATGATTTAGGTGCTTTAGAATATTTAAACAGCAAAGATTTCTTACAAGGGTTTGACCCAGAAGGCGTAGAAACAATTGATGAACAATTCCGTGCAGATGATAATGCGTGGATTGCTCTTTCTGCTAGAGCGCGTGGATTTATTTATAACAAAGATTTAATTACAGAAGAAGAAATGCCTAAGAGTTTGGAAGACCTTTTTGATGCTAAATGGGCTGAAGTAGAAAAGGGTTATGCCATTACACGTGGTGGTAACGGCGGAATGATTGGGAATGTTTCTGCGCTTCGTCATGAGTGGGGCGACGAAAAAACAGCTGAATGGATTGAGGCAATTAAAGAAAACGCAGCTGGAATTTTCGAAGGTCACGGGGACATTCGTCGTGCAGTAGGTGCTGGTGAATATTCTTTTGGACTCGTTAACAACTATTATTACCACCAACAATTAGAAGAGCCGACGGATAACAATGTTGGATTTATTTATACGGACCAAGGTGAAGGGGAAATGGGCGTTATTGCTAACGCAGCTGGTTTAGGTCTTATTAAAGGTGCGCCAAACGAGGCAAACGCAAAAGCATTTATTGAATGGATTCTTGAAACGGAAAACCAATTAGCTTTTGTAGGGGAATCTTTGGAGTTACCGATTAATGAAGAGTTAGATCCGCCATATGAAGCGGCTACAAAGTTTAGTGAATTAAAAGTTCAAGATATGCCGTTAAAAGAGCTTGGCAATTATTTTGAAGATACAAAAGCTTTAATTGAAGATGCAGGTCTTGACCTTGAATTAAAATAG